The Gemmatimonadota bacterium DNA window CACGGATTCTCCTTAGGCAGCAGGATCACCCCGCCTCGCCATTTCTTGACGTACACGGAATCGCCCTCGAAGCGGCAGTCGGCCGGAAGACGCACCGCCTGGCTTCGACCGTTCATGAACAGCCTCGCCTCTCGCACCACGCCGCTGCCGGCGGCACCACCCCGGTTGCGCCCGGCTTGGAGCTTTCGAGACATGGCTGGTGACCTCCTGTCTGGTCTATACCAGATAGTATATACAAAGGGGGTTTCAGCGTCAAGTCGAAACGGTTCGCCGCGGCTGCGGGGATTCCCGGCAAGGACCGGCCCGCGCCGAGAGAGCCCGCCGCCCGGGAAACTGATCGCATGCGCCCGCTGGCTCGCCGGTACGTGCGCGGCTT harbors:
- a CDS encoding AbrB/MazE/SpoVT family DNA-binding domain-containing protein produces the protein MREARLFMNGRSQAVRLPADCRFEGDSVYVKKWRGGVILLPKENPWQPLLDSLGTFSPDFMAARAQPGVQGRPALDALFQG